One part of the Hydra vulgaris chromosome 01, alternate assembly HydraT2T_AEP genome encodes these proteins:
- the LOC105846567 gene encoding uncharacterized protein LOC105846567 isoform X3: protein MFLVGMTYMFEVYGTKSFDYHQQEGAFVQETMISENAFDATYVYCYTTYLITNFKSEMTMQNNNSPRKRGRPNRSQNNVEPSRLLLQLLPRTSSFNMPCLPDEENPERKKKVFKRKGSQKVISLKAKNRESHNADEKRRKEKLNKLIVKLKDLLGLDGKKSKVAILEKAVEFVSKEKKEAKNYDMEYVNQKIKSLESIIVSLIDLLSCNSVSLPSNIQVIKTSSKSDVTSESTASAIKDVVHIVMDSNISSSQFLRDSIIENTAFPSKLSKENLSNSSENSLINFSFHNEIMLPGTNITPTAIKTLKIPSNKSTDSISNNPPEIQKPHYHVNLNNGLGLLNINPKMSITQITIDQKHSHQQFSYELNNQCDNIIKESINENLTSKSNESENINLPVDDSLKKQTLASSLPQSETLTSEKPTRNENSKTDTLQNRDVENPVFLNHGKVLVQLLNGNLSNDDSFRNTFPVKTFGIDNLISNTNVSKNTLLKSHNKHENQELSCSGHTVEALLDSSTKNRKLEENSVHFNKDTTMAITSLSSSITERVIYTESLPGLLPQATVSTILTTSHSLFDNNLAECVDKQSNTLKRWTNVVSNAQNSNMLIASFPLLKKTVKFKTKKQSLKQKKIKNGSSETISTKASKNDSNVSLITCTPRLHHELADNSKNKIGSDTSINVTTSSCIVTSSTCLSSVVSSIDKTLENVNTVLTLKNAKCVPNLKNLVSATEVFNQPLLRTMKDRTIRNKWLERDKTYIDVASIDSSFEQQASPVISFPYVGCRKRNIDILSPTTQPFQKRTFSKPSSENRTKVASRARSFSVESLSKSAIQTYNDKQLNLPLLPVVSSYSSNCPSNVQKLKHQPDIPIVTPLPTILNIFAPAQVPVSSMQQGNLSNFSAENHVTDGCGLINESMEENSFNPTMFMAGNQQMFTNYSTSNLINSDQSSFPYAIDNLISQNTTPMPIWSAPWISQDYNCDFFNPIFSHMHNNFNRRNTTECSPIKSIISILQSTSNQPNQNIQFNQISAPDFPHTQNSMMQNYTLPDSLTDEQVNFSNNFNTHSRHTEAQSQNGNNLQLESMQNSCELRNNRINNSLATNENSQLNSDLYNTPPVFPFSQWQDFQTKNKIQ, encoded by the exons ATGTTTTTAGTGGGTATGACATATATGTTTGAAGTTTATGGTACTAAAAGTTTTGATTATCATCAACAAGAAGGTGCATTTGTTCAAGAAACAATGATCAGTGAGAATGCATTTGATGCAACTTATGTATATTGTTATACAacttat ttaataacaaattttaaatcagAAATGACAATGCAAAATAACAACTCTCCAAGAAAACGTGGGCGTCCAAACCGATCTCAAAATAATGTTGAACCCTCTCGCTTGTTGTTGCAATTACTTCCAAGAACATcaa gtTTTAACATGCCATGTCTTCCAGATGAAGAAAACccagagagaaaaaaaaaa GTTTTCAAACGGAAAGGAAGTCAAAAAGttataag TTTGAAGGCAAAGAATCGAGAGAGCCACAATGCTG ATGAAAAACGGcgaaaagaaaagttaaataaactaattgtaaaattaaaagaccTACTTGGTTTGGATGGTAAGAAG agcaAGGTAGCTATTCTTGAAAAAGCTGTAGAATTTGTAtcaaaagagaaaaaagaagcaaaaaact aTGACATGGAATATGTTAACCAAAAAATAAAGAGTTTGGAATCAATAATAGTCagtttaattgatttattatctTGCAACTCTGTCTCGTTGCCCAGCAACAttcaagttattaaaacttcttCAAAGTCTGATGTTACTTCTGAATCTACTGCATCAGCAATCAAAGATGTTGTTCATATTGTAATGGACAGTAACATTTcaagttcacaatttttaagAGATTCTATTATTGAAAATACAGCTTTTCCAAGTAAgctttcaaaagaaaatttatcaaacagttctgaaaacagtttaataaatttttcatttcataATGAAATTATGTTGCCCGGCACCAATATTACTCCAACtgcaataaaaacattgaaaattcCATCTAATAAATCAACTGATTCAATTTCCAATAATCCACCTGAAATTCAAAAACCTCACTATCATGTCAATTTAAATAATGGATTAGGCTTGCTCAATATAAACCCAAAAATGAGTATTACACAAATAACAATAGATCAGAAACATTCTCATCAGCAGTTCTCATATGAACTAAATAATCAATGTGATAACATTATAAAAGAatctataaatgaaaatttaacatcTAAGTCAAATGaaagtgaaaatataaatttaccaGTTGATgactctttaaaaaaacaaacattagcTTCCTCACTACCTCAGAGTGAAACGCTTACTTCTGAAAAACCAACCAGGaatgaaaattcaaaaacagATACCTTGCAAAATAGAGATGTTGAAAatcctgtttttttaaatcatggaAAAGTTTTAGTACAACTTTTAAATGGTAATCTTTCAAACGATGACTCTTTTAGAAACACCTTTCCTGTGAAAACATTTGGAATTGATAACCTTATTTCAAACAcaaatgtttctaaaaatactcttttaaaaAGCCATAATAAACATGAGAACCAAGAGTTATCTTGCAGTGGACATACAGTTGAAGCTTTATTAGATTCCTCTACAAAGAATCGTAAGTTAGAAGAAAACTCAGTTCATTTTAACAAGGATACAACAATGGCAATAACATCTTTAAGTTCTTCTATAACAGAAAGGGTgatttacactgaaagtttacCTGGCTTGTTGCCACAAGCAACAGTATCAACAATATTAACAACATCACAcagtttatttgataataatcttgCAGAATGTGTTGATAAACAATCAAATACACTAAAACGTTGGACTAATGTTGTAAGCAATGCACAAAATAGCAATATGTTGATTGCTTCATttcctttattaaaaaaaacagtcaaatttaaaactaaaaaacaatccctaaagcaaaagaaaattaaaaatggtagCAGTGAAACTATTAGCACTAAAGCATCTAAAAATGACTCAAATGTAAGTTTAATAACTTGTACACCAAGGCTTCACCATGAACTTGctgataattcaaaaaataaaattggttcTGACACCTCAATAAATGTAACTACTAGTTCATGCATTGTTACTAGCTCAACTTGTTTATCTTCTGTAGTATCTTCTATAGATAAAACCTTGGAAAATGTAAATACTGTGCTAACCCTGAAGAATGCAAAATGTGTACCAAACCTGAAAAATTTAGTTAGTGCAACAGAAGTGTTTAATCAACCTTTATTGCGTACTATGAAAGACAGAACCATTCGCAATAAATGGTTAGAACGTGATAAAACATATATTGATGTAGCTTCCATTGACTCATCATTTGAACAACAAGCAAGTCCTGTAATATCTTTTCCTTATGTTGGTTGTCGAAAACgcaatatagatattttatctCCTACTACTCAACCATTTCAAAAACGCACCTTTTCCAAGCCTTCTTCAGAGAACAGAACTAAAGTAGCAAGTAGAGCACGTAGTTTTTCTGTTGAGTCCTTATCTAAGTCAGCTATACAGACTTATAATGATAAACAACTAAATCTTCCTTTGTTACCTGTAGTCTCTTCTTACTCCTCAAATTGTCCTTCtaatgttcaaaagttaaaacatCAACCAGATATTCCTATTGTCACCCCACTTCCgacaattttaaacatttttgcgCCAGCTCAAGTACCTGTGAGCAGTATGCAACAAGGTAACTTGTCAAACTTTTCAGCTGAAAATCATGTTACTGATGGATGTGGGCTTATAAATGAAAGTATGGAGGAAAATTCATTCAACCCAACCATGTTTATGGCTGGAAATCAACAAATGTTTACTAACTATTCAACAAGTAATCTTATAAATTCAGATCAATCCTCTTTCCCCTATGCTATAGACAATCTTATTAGTCAAAATACTACACCGATGCCAATCTGGAGTGCACCATGGATATCACAGGATTataattgtgatttttttaatcctatttTTAGTCACATGCATAACAATTTTAACAGAAGAAATACAACAGAATGTAGTCCTATTAAAAGCATTATCAGTATCCTACAATCAACATCCAATCAACCAAACCAAAATATTCAGTTTAATCAAATTTCAGCTCCTGATTTCCCTCACACACAAAATTCTATGATGCAAAATTACACTTTGCCTGACAGCTTAACGGATGaacaagttaatttttcaaacaattttaacacACATAGTAGACATACTGAAGCCCAAAGTCAAAATGGTAACAACCTCCAACTTGAAAGCATGCAAAATAGTTGTGAATTAAgaaataatagaataaataatagtttagcAACAAATGAAAATTCTCAGTTGAATTCAGACCTATATAATACACCTCCAGTATTTCCTTTTAGTCAATGGCAAGACTTCCAGACTAAGAATAAAATCCAATAA
- the LOC105846567 gene encoding uncharacterized protein LOC105846567 isoform X4 gives MHLMQLMYIVIQLMYLITNFKSEMTMQNNNSPRKRGRPNRSQNNVEPSRLLLQLLPRTSSFNMPCLPDEENPERKKKVFKRKGSQKVISLKAKNRESHNADEKRRKEKLNKLIVKLKDLLGLDGKKSKVAILEKAVEFVSKEKKEAKNYDMEYVNQKIKSLESIIVSLIDLLSCNSVSLPSNIQVIKTSSKSDVTSESTASAIKDVVHIVMDSNISSSQFLRDSIIENTAFPSKLSKENLSNSSENSLINFSFHNEIMLPGTNITPTAIKTLKIPSNKSTDSISNNPPEIQKPHYHVNLNNGLGLLNINPKMSITQITIDQKHSHQQFSYELNNQCDNIIKESINENLTSKSNESENINLPVDDSLKKQTLASSLPQSETLTSEKPTRNENSKTDTLQNRDVENPVFLNHGKVLVQLLNGNLSNDDSFRNTFPVKTFGIDNLISNTNVSKNTLLKSHNKHENQELSCSGHTVEALLDSSTKNRKLEENSVHFNKDTTMAITSLSSSITERVIYTESLPGLLPQATVSTILTTSHSLFDNNLAECVDKQSNTLKRWTNVVSNAQNSNMLIASFPLLKKTVKFKTKKQSLKQKKIKNGSSETISTKASKNDSNVSLITCTPRLHHELADNSKNKIGSDTSINVTTSSCIVTSSTCLSSVVSSIDKTLENVNTVLTLKNAKCVPNLKNLVSATEVFNQPLLRTMKDRTIRNKWLERDKTYIDVASIDSSFEQQASPVISFPYVGCRKRNIDILSPTTQPFQKRTFSKPSSENRTKVASRARSFSVESLSKSAIQTYNDKQLNLPLLPVVSSYSSNCPSNVQKLKHQPDIPIVTPLPTILNIFAPAQVPVSSMQQGNLSNFSAENHVTDGCGLINESMEENSFNPTMFMAGNQQMFTNYSTSNLINSDQSSFPYAIDNLISQNTTPMPIWSAPWISQDYNCDFFNPIFSHMHNNFNRRNTTECSPIKSIISILQSTSNQPNQNIQFNQISAPDFPHTQNSMMQNYTLPDSLTDEQVNFSNNFNTHSRHTEAQSQNGNNLQLESMQNSCELRNNRINNSLATNENSQLNSDLYNTPPVFPFSQWQDFQTKNKIQ, from the exons ATGCATTTGATGCAACTTATGTATATTGTTATACAacttatgtat ttaataacaaattttaaatcagAAATGACAATGCAAAATAACAACTCTCCAAGAAAACGTGGGCGTCCAAACCGATCTCAAAATAATGTTGAACCCTCTCGCTTGTTGTTGCAATTACTTCCAAGAACATcaa gtTTTAACATGCCATGTCTTCCAGATGAAGAAAACccagagagaaaaaaaaaa GTTTTCAAACGGAAAGGAAGTCAAAAAGttataag TTTGAAGGCAAAGAATCGAGAGAGCCACAATGCTG ATGAAAAACGGcgaaaagaaaagttaaataaactaattgtaaaattaaaagaccTACTTGGTTTGGATGGTAAGAAG agcaAGGTAGCTATTCTTGAAAAAGCTGTAGAATTTGTAtcaaaagagaaaaaagaagcaaaaaact aTGACATGGAATATGTTAACCAAAAAATAAAGAGTTTGGAATCAATAATAGTCagtttaattgatttattatctTGCAACTCTGTCTCGTTGCCCAGCAACAttcaagttattaaaacttcttCAAAGTCTGATGTTACTTCTGAATCTACTGCATCAGCAATCAAAGATGTTGTTCATATTGTAATGGACAGTAACATTTcaagttcacaatttttaagAGATTCTATTATTGAAAATACAGCTTTTCCAAGTAAgctttcaaaagaaaatttatcaaacagttctgaaaacagtttaataaatttttcatttcataATGAAATTATGTTGCCCGGCACCAATATTACTCCAACtgcaataaaaacattgaaaattcCATCTAATAAATCAACTGATTCAATTTCCAATAATCCACCTGAAATTCAAAAACCTCACTATCATGTCAATTTAAATAATGGATTAGGCTTGCTCAATATAAACCCAAAAATGAGTATTACACAAATAACAATAGATCAGAAACATTCTCATCAGCAGTTCTCATATGAACTAAATAATCAATGTGATAACATTATAAAAGAatctataaatgaaaatttaacatcTAAGTCAAATGaaagtgaaaatataaatttaccaGTTGATgactctttaaaaaaacaaacattagcTTCCTCACTACCTCAGAGTGAAACGCTTACTTCTGAAAAACCAACCAGGaatgaaaattcaaaaacagATACCTTGCAAAATAGAGATGTTGAAAatcctgtttttttaaatcatggaAAAGTTTTAGTACAACTTTTAAATGGTAATCTTTCAAACGATGACTCTTTTAGAAACACCTTTCCTGTGAAAACATTTGGAATTGATAACCTTATTTCAAACAcaaatgtttctaaaaatactcttttaaaaAGCCATAATAAACATGAGAACCAAGAGTTATCTTGCAGTGGACATACAGTTGAAGCTTTATTAGATTCCTCTACAAAGAATCGTAAGTTAGAAGAAAACTCAGTTCATTTTAACAAGGATACAACAATGGCAATAACATCTTTAAGTTCTTCTATAACAGAAAGGGTgatttacactgaaagtttacCTGGCTTGTTGCCACAAGCAACAGTATCAACAATATTAACAACATCACAcagtttatttgataataatcttgCAGAATGTGTTGATAAACAATCAAATACACTAAAACGTTGGACTAATGTTGTAAGCAATGCACAAAATAGCAATATGTTGATTGCTTCATttcctttattaaaaaaaacagtcaaatttaaaactaaaaaacaatccctaaagcaaaagaaaattaaaaatggtagCAGTGAAACTATTAGCACTAAAGCATCTAAAAATGACTCAAATGTAAGTTTAATAACTTGTACACCAAGGCTTCACCATGAACTTGctgataattcaaaaaataaaattggttcTGACACCTCAATAAATGTAACTACTAGTTCATGCATTGTTACTAGCTCAACTTGTTTATCTTCTGTAGTATCTTCTATAGATAAAACCTTGGAAAATGTAAATACTGTGCTAACCCTGAAGAATGCAAAATGTGTACCAAACCTGAAAAATTTAGTTAGTGCAACAGAAGTGTTTAATCAACCTTTATTGCGTACTATGAAAGACAGAACCATTCGCAATAAATGGTTAGAACGTGATAAAACATATATTGATGTAGCTTCCATTGACTCATCATTTGAACAACAAGCAAGTCCTGTAATATCTTTTCCTTATGTTGGTTGTCGAAAACgcaatatagatattttatctCCTACTACTCAACCATTTCAAAAACGCACCTTTTCCAAGCCTTCTTCAGAGAACAGAACTAAAGTAGCAAGTAGAGCACGTAGTTTTTCTGTTGAGTCCTTATCTAAGTCAGCTATACAGACTTATAATGATAAACAACTAAATCTTCCTTTGTTACCTGTAGTCTCTTCTTACTCCTCAAATTGTCCTTCtaatgttcaaaagttaaaacatCAACCAGATATTCCTATTGTCACCCCACTTCCgacaattttaaacatttttgcgCCAGCTCAAGTACCTGTGAGCAGTATGCAACAAGGTAACTTGTCAAACTTTTCAGCTGAAAATCATGTTACTGATGGATGTGGGCTTATAAATGAAAGTATGGAGGAAAATTCATTCAACCCAACCATGTTTATGGCTGGAAATCAACAAATGTTTACTAACTATTCAACAAGTAATCTTATAAATTCAGATCAATCCTCTTTCCCCTATGCTATAGACAATCTTATTAGTCAAAATACTACACCGATGCCAATCTGGAGTGCACCATGGATATCACAGGATTataattgtgatttttttaatcctatttTTAGTCACATGCATAACAATTTTAACAGAAGAAATACAACAGAATGTAGTCCTATTAAAAGCATTATCAGTATCCTACAATCAACATCCAATCAACCAAACCAAAATATTCAGTTTAATCAAATTTCAGCTCCTGATTTCCCTCACACACAAAATTCTATGATGCAAAATTACACTTTGCCTGACAGCTTAACGGATGaacaagttaatttttcaaacaattttaacacACATAGTAGACATACTGAAGCCCAAAGTCAAAATGGTAACAACCTCCAACTTGAAAGCATGCAAAATAGTTGTGAATTAAgaaataatagaataaataatagtttagcAACAAATGAAAATTCTCAGTTGAATTCAGACCTATATAATACACCTCCAGTATTTCCTTTTAGTCAATGGCAAGACTTCCAGACTAAGAATAAAATCCAATAA
- the LOC105846567 gene encoding uncharacterized protein LOC105846567 isoform X6 — translation MEYVNQKIKSLESIIVSLIDLLSCNSVSLPSNIQVIKTSSKSDVTSESTASAIKDVVHIVMDSNISSSQFLRDSIIENTAFPSKLSKENLSNSSENSLINFSFHNEIMLPGTNITPTAIKTLKIPSNKSTDSISNNPPEIQKPHYHVNLNNGLGLLNINPKMSITQITIDQKHSHQQFSYELNNQCDNIIKESINENLTSKSNESENINLPVDDSLKKQTLASSLPQSETLTSEKPTRNENSKTDTLQNRDVENPVFLNHGKVLVQLLNGNLSNDDSFRNTFPVKTFGIDNLISNTNVSKNTLLKSHNKHENQELSCSGHTVEALLDSSTKNRKLEENSVHFNKDTTMAITSLSSSITERVIYTESLPGLLPQATVSTILTTSHSLFDNNLAECVDKQSNTLKRWTNVVSNAQNSNMLIASFPLLKKTVKFKTKKQSLKQKKIKNGSSETISTKASKNDSNVSLITCTPRLHHELADNSKNKIGSDTSINVTTSSCIVTSSTCLSSVVSSIDKTLENVNTVLTLKNAKCVPNLKNLVSATEVFNQPLLRTMKDRTIRNKWLERDKTYIDVASIDSSFEQQASPVISFPYVGCRKRNIDILSPTTQPFQKRTFSKPSSENRTKVASRARSFSVESLSKSAIQTYNDKQLNLPLLPVVSSYSSNCPSNVQKLKHQPDIPIVTPLPTILNIFAPAQVPVSSMQQGNLSNFSAENHVTDGCGLINESMEENSFNPTMFMAGNQQMFTNYSTSNLINSDQSSFPYAIDNLISQNTTPMPIWSAPWISQDYNCDFFNPIFSHMHNNFNRRNTTECSPIKSIISILQSTSNQPNQNIQFNQISAPDFPHTQNSMMQNYTLPDSLTDEQVNFSNNFNTHSRHTEAQSQNGNNLQLESMQNSCELRNNRINNSLATNENSQLNSDLYNTPPVFPFSQWQDFQTKNKIQ, via the coding sequence ATGGAATATGTTAACCAAAAAATAAAGAGTTTGGAATCAATAATAGTCagtttaattgatttattatctTGCAACTCTGTCTCGTTGCCCAGCAACAttcaagttattaaaacttcttCAAAGTCTGATGTTACTTCTGAATCTACTGCATCAGCAATCAAAGATGTTGTTCATATTGTAATGGACAGTAACATTTcaagttcacaatttttaagAGATTCTATTATTGAAAATACAGCTTTTCCAAGTAAgctttcaaaagaaaatttatcaaacagttctgaaaacagtttaataaatttttcatttcataATGAAATTATGTTGCCCGGCACCAATATTACTCCAACtgcaataaaaacattgaaaattcCATCTAATAAATCAACTGATTCAATTTCCAATAATCCACCTGAAATTCAAAAACCTCACTATCATGTCAATTTAAATAATGGATTAGGCTTGCTCAATATAAACCCAAAAATGAGTATTACACAAATAACAATAGATCAGAAACATTCTCATCAGCAGTTCTCATATGAACTAAATAATCAATGTGATAACATTATAAAAGAatctataaatgaaaatttaacatcTAAGTCAAATGaaagtgaaaatataaatttaccaGTTGATgactctttaaaaaaacaaacattagcTTCCTCACTACCTCAGAGTGAAACGCTTACTTCTGAAAAACCAACCAGGaatgaaaattcaaaaacagATACCTTGCAAAATAGAGATGTTGAAAatcctgtttttttaaatcatggaAAAGTTTTAGTACAACTTTTAAATGGTAATCTTTCAAACGATGACTCTTTTAGAAACACCTTTCCTGTGAAAACATTTGGAATTGATAACCTTATTTCAAACAcaaatgtttctaaaaatactcttttaaaaAGCCATAATAAACATGAGAACCAAGAGTTATCTTGCAGTGGACATACAGTTGAAGCTTTATTAGATTCCTCTACAAAGAATCGTAAGTTAGAAGAAAACTCAGTTCATTTTAACAAGGATACAACAATGGCAATAACATCTTTAAGTTCTTCTATAACAGAAAGGGTgatttacactgaaagtttacCTGGCTTGTTGCCACAAGCAACAGTATCAACAATATTAACAACATCACAcagtttatttgataataatcttgCAGAATGTGTTGATAAACAATCAAATACACTAAAACGTTGGACTAATGTTGTAAGCAATGCACAAAATAGCAATATGTTGATTGCTTCATttcctttattaaaaaaaacagtcaaatttaaaactaaaaaacaatccctaaagcaaaagaaaattaaaaatggtagCAGTGAAACTATTAGCACTAAAGCATCTAAAAATGACTCAAATGTAAGTTTAATAACTTGTACACCAAGGCTTCACCATGAACTTGctgataattcaaaaaataaaattggttcTGACACCTCAATAAATGTAACTACTAGTTCATGCATTGTTACTAGCTCAACTTGTTTATCTTCTGTAGTATCTTCTATAGATAAAACCTTGGAAAATGTAAATACTGTGCTAACCCTGAAGAATGCAAAATGTGTACCAAACCTGAAAAATTTAGTTAGTGCAACAGAAGTGTTTAATCAACCTTTATTGCGTACTATGAAAGACAGAACCATTCGCAATAAATGGTTAGAACGTGATAAAACATATATTGATGTAGCTTCCATTGACTCATCATTTGAACAACAAGCAAGTCCTGTAATATCTTTTCCTTATGTTGGTTGTCGAAAACgcaatatagatattttatctCCTACTACTCAACCATTTCAAAAACGCACCTTTTCCAAGCCTTCTTCAGAGAACAGAACTAAAGTAGCAAGTAGAGCACGTAGTTTTTCTGTTGAGTCCTTATCTAAGTCAGCTATACAGACTTATAATGATAAACAACTAAATCTTCCTTTGTTACCTGTAGTCTCTTCTTACTCCTCAAATTGTCCTTCtaatgttcaaaagttaaaacatCAACCAGATATTCCTATTGTCACCCCACTTCCgacaattttaaacatttttgcgCCAGCTCAAGTACCTGTGAGCAGTATGCAACAAGGTAACTTGTCAAACTTTTCAGCTGAAAATCATGTTACTGATGGATGTGGGCTTATAAATGAAAGTATGGAGGAAAATTCATTCAACCCAACCATGTTTATGGCTGGAAATCAACAAATGTTTACTAACTATTCAACAAGTAATCTTATAAATTCAGATCAATCCTCTTTCCCCTATGCTATAGACAATCTTATTAGTCAAAATACTACACCGATGCCAATCTGGAGTGCACCATGGATATCACAGGATTataattgtgatttttttaatcctatttTTAGTCACATGCATAACAATTTTAACAGAAGAAATACAACAGAATGTAGTCCTATTAAAAGCATTATCAGTATCCTACAATCAACATCCAATCAACCAAACCAAAATATTCAGTTTAATCAAATTTCAGCTCCTGATTTCCCTCACACACAAAATTCTATGATGCAAAATTACACTTTGCCTGACAGCTTAACGGATGaacaagttaatttttcaaacaattttaacacACATAGTAGACATACTGAAGCCCAAAGTCAAAATGGTAACAACCTCCAACTTGAAAGCATGCAAAATAGTTGTGAATTAAgaaataatagaataaataatagtttagcAACAAATGAAAATTCTCAGTTGAATTCAGACCTATATAATACACCTCCAGTATTTCCTTTTAGTCAATGGCAAGACTTCCAGACTAAGAATAAAATCCAATAA